GAAAAACGATGCTGCAGCACGTGAGGAGCTTATTAAAAGAAACCTGCGTCTGGTAATCTCCATTGCAAAGAAATACACTAATAAGGGTCTTAGTTTTATGGAGCTAATCCAAGAAGGTAACATCGGGCTCATAAAAGCCGTGGAGAAATTTGACTGGCGAAAGGGTTACAAGTTTTCCACTTATGCCACGTGGTGGATCAAACAAGCTATAACTCGTGCTTTAGCTGATCAATCGAGATTGATCAGACGTCCTGTACATATGGTGGAAGCTTACCACCAATTTCAGAAGAAACTAAATGAGCTGTACAATCAGCTGGGTAGGGAACCTACTGTTCAGGAATTAGCCGAAGCTTTGGGCTTCAGTGAGGATAAAGTGCTTGCGCTTAAGCAGATGTCAAATCCGGAGCCGCAGTCACTAGATGCCACCATTGGTGATCAAGATGACAGCAGGGTACAAGATTTTGTACCCGATACGGGTGAAGGAGCAGCCGATAAGTATTTCTGGGAAGAAGAACGTAGGCGCGTTTTGGAGGAAGTCCTCAGCACGCTGAACAAACGTGAAAGAGAGATCATTGAAATGCGATATGGTCTAGTGGATGGTGTGGAACACACTTTGGAAGAGGTTGGAGCAAGCTTCAACATTACTCGTGAAAGGGTGAGACAGATCGAGACTAAAGCATTAAGAAAGCTACGCCATCCTACCAGGATCAGGAAGCTGAGGGAATACTTGGATATTGAGTAATGAAAGAGCGCTTTAAAGTTGAAGCTCCATTTGAGCCCAGTGGTGACCAACCTGAGGCCATAGAGAAACTCTGCGATGGTATAAACAAAGGTTTTAAGTTTCAGACACTGCTCGGAGTAACTGGTTCCGGCAAAACTTTCACCATGGCTAAGATCATCGAAGCTTTAAACTTGCCAACGCTGGTCATTTCGCCAAATAAGACACTGGCAGTGCAGCTTTACTCGGAGTTCAGAGAATTCTTTCCCCATAATGCTGTGGAGCTTTTCATGAGCTACTACGACTACTACAGACCAGAAGCATATATCCCTGAGACTGACACGTATTTGCCTAAAGATGCAGCCATAAACGAAGACATCGATAAGATGCGATTATCTGCTATTTCTTCTTTGCTATCTAGGCGAGATGTGGTAGTAGTGGCTTCTGTTTCCTGCATTTATTCCTTGGAAAATCCTGAAGTGTTTGCAGGTTCCGCTTTCTCCATAACCGAGGGCATGAAAATGAACACGAAGTTTTTTATGAGAAGGCTTTCCCAAATCAGTTATGAAAGAAACGACATCGAACTTCGACCTGGTAATTTTAGATCAAGGGGTTTCAAGGTGG
The genomic region above belongs to Coprothermobacter proteolyticus DSM 5265 and contains:
- a CDS encoding sigma-70 family RNA polymerase sigma factor produces the protein MASRGKKAKKDLTEELENLYNKKFGLMEEDVDLLINSLNPEDLDVDEIDMFLEEKGISIIPEEPRIYGENVSYEQGLPEEEEQVRELMQVYLHDVGQYDLLTAEQERILAQRIEKNDAAAREELIKRNLRLVISIAKKYTNKGLSFMELIQEGNIGLIKAVEKFDWRKGYKFSTYATWWIKQAITRALADQSRLIRRPVHMVEAYHQFQKKLNELYNQLGREPTVQELAEALGFSEDKVLALKQMSNPEPQSLDATIGDQDDSRVQDFVPDTGEGAADKYFWEEERRRVLEEVLSTLNKREREIIEMRYGLVDGVEHTLEEVGASFNITRERVRQIETKALRKLRHPTRIRKLREYLDIE